The genomic DNA ACGTTCTGACTGAGAGTAGTGGCATTGGGCAGGCCCGCACGGGTGCGCACCACGTTCAGGGCCGTCAGGCCCTCGGCGGTTTTGCCAGTTGTGATATCAGCCTCAGCCACGATGAGGTACATCTCGGACAGGCGCAGCACCGGCACGTTGAGCGGCGAATCCCAGATGGTGGAGGCTGTGCCGGCGTAAAACTTGCGGATGTTGTAGCCGTTGGGGTCGCCCTGCAGGCTGGCGGGCTGCACCTGCACGTTCCCTTTCGCATCCTTGGGGCCGTCCGTATATAAATCGCCGGGCACGAAGACGGTCACGGCCTTGCGCTTGTCGCCGGGCTCGTAGCCATCCACGAACTCCTTTTCGGGAATGTTGAAGCCGTAGCCGCCGCCGCTCACCACGTAAGGGTTGCCGAAGAAGCGCGCGCCCCAGAACTCGTTGATGGCCGAGCCCGGCCCGTCCATCGTGTAGGCGTTCAAGCCCTGCTTGTACTGCACCTCAAACAGCGACTCCTGGCCATTTTCGTTTGCCAGGCTGAAATTGTCGCCGTAGTTGGCCCACAGGCTCTTGCCCGAACCGCTGATAACGGCCTGGGCCTGGGTGGCGGCCTGCGTCATCTTACCCTCGGTGAGGTACACCTTGGCCAGCAGCGCCGTGGCCGACCACTTGGTGGCCCGCCCCACGTCGTCGCCGGAATAGGATGTCGGGAGCTTGGTGATGGCATCCAGCAGGTCTTTCTCCACCTGCGCGTACACCGTTGCGGAAGGGTCGCGGCCCACGCTGGCCGCCGAGGCGGCATCCGGGGCCGGGGTCAGGATAAGCGGCACGTCGCCGAACAGGCGTGTCAGACTGAAATAGTAGAAGGCCCGCATAAATTCGGCCTCGCCCAAGCTGCGGTTCTGAATAACGGGGTCAATGTTCTGGATGCTGGGCACGTTCGCCAGCACCTGATTGCAAGCCCCAACACCCAGGTACGAGCGCTGAAACAGGGCCGTAACGATGGGGTTGCTCGAAGGAATGGTGTAGGTGTCGAGCTGTTGCAACTCGATGCCATCCGACGCGCCGCCGCCGCCCACGAACGAGTTATCGGCCATGATGTCCATCGACCACAGCGACTCGCCGTAATAGCCATACCCGCGCAGCTGCGCGTAGGTCGAGTTGGTGGCCTGAATGGCGTCGTTCTGGGTCTGGTAGAACTGGCCGGTCGAGAGGGCATTGCGCGGTTGCAGCTCCAGGTAGCTTTTGCCGCAGCTCCCCAGCATGCCCAGCGTCAGCAGGCTGAAGCCGATGGCTTTTTTAGGTAAAAACATAGAAGTAGAATACAAGAGGGTGGGAGATGAGAGGGGTAGGGCGCACTGGCTTAGAAGCCGATGTTCACTCCGGCCAGGAACACGCGGGACTGCGGGTAGATGCCGCGGTCCACCCCGAGGCTGTTGCCGTTGTTGCCCAGCTCCGGGTCAAAGCCCGTGTACTTGGTGATGGTGGCCAGGTTCTGGGAGGTCACGTAAACGCGGATGCGCTTGCCTTGCAGGGCGCTGGTAAGCTCCTTGGGCAGGGTGTAGCCCAGCGTCAGGAGCTTGATGCGCAGGTAGGAGCCGTTTTCAATGTAATGGCTCGAAACCCGGTTGTTCTGGTTGGGGTCATTGAACACGGCGCGGGGCACGTAGTTGCTCGTACCGGGGCCGGTCCAGCGGTCCAGGGCAATGGTGCCCGCGTTGGTGGCCGCCGACAGGCCGCCGCCTTCCAGGTAGTAGCGGTTCAGGTTGTACACGTCGTTGCCCTGCGAACCCTGAATGAAGATGTTCAGGTCAAAACCCTTGTAGCCCAGCGTATTGTTGAGGCCGTAAGTGAATTTCGGGTTCGGATTGCCGATAAACGCGCGGTCTCGGTCGTCCACGACCCCGTCGCCATTCAGGTCCCGGAACTTGATGTCGCCGGGGGCCGTGCCCGAGGTCTGGTAGAAGCCGTTCGGCGAATTCTTATTGAGCGTAGCCAGCTCGTCGGCGGTCTGGATGACCCCGTCGGCCACGTAGCCGTAGAACGAGCCGAAGGGCACGCCCTTATCATAGCGCGTCACGTTCGACCCGCCCCGGATACCCTGCCCGTTGAAGGGCGCGCCCGTGCCCAGGCTGGTAATCAGGCTGCGGTAGGCCGACAGGTTCAGGGTCGTGGACCAGGTGAAGCCGTTGTCCGGGCTGATGAAGTTATTGGTCGTTATTGACAAGTCAATGCCCCGGTTGCGCGCCGCCAGGGCGTTGGTGGCAATCGGGTCGCTGGTGCCCGACACGTAGGAAACCGGCACGTTCACTAGCAGGTTGGGCGAGGTGCGGGTGTAGAGGTCCAGCGAGCCGGTGAGGCGATTTTGCAGAAAGCCCACGTCCACGCCCACGTTGTATTGCTCGTTGTTTTCCCAACGCAGGTTGTTGTTAGGCAACCGGGTCGGCACGCCGCCCTGGGCCACGTTCTGGCTGCCCGTGCCCAGCACGTAGCCCAGCGTGGGGTCAGCGTTGATGGTGGCCACGTAGCCGAAGGTGCCCGCGTTGAGCGGGTTGCCCACCTTGCCGTAGCCGGCCCGCAGCTTCAGGTTGCTGATGACCGTGCTGCTCTTGAGAAATTCTTCCTCCGAGAGGCGCCAGCCCGCCGACAGGCCGGGGAAGAAGCCGTACTGATTGCCGGGCGCGAAAGCCGACGAGCCATCGAAGCGGGCCGTGGCCGAGAGCAGATACTTGCCCGCGAACTCGTAATTTACGCGGCCAAAAAAGCTTTGCAGGCGGCTCTGGCTGTTGCCGCCGTAGTTCGTTACCTGAGCGTTAATCGGCCCGCGGTCCAGAATCGTCAGCGTGTTGTTGGTGTAGCCCGTGCGGCTGCCGCCCAGGTAAAACCCGTCGAATTGCTGCGCCGACTGCCCCACCAGGGCCGTCAGGGAGTGCTTGCCACCGAACACGTTGCTGTACGTGAGCGTGTTCTCAATCAGGTAGCTGGGGTTGTAGTTGTTGCCGCTGCTCGCCGACGAGTTCTGGGTCGTGTACTTGGCCGAGCCCGGAATGAAGGGGTAGTACTGGTCATTCTGACTGAATTGCAGGTCGGCCCCGATGTTGGTGCGCACCCGCAGGTTTTTGAGCAGCGTCAGCTCGGCGTAGAATGTCGTCGTTACCCGGTTGAAGTTCGTATGGTTAATAGGCCGCCGGGCGGCCGTCACCGCGTTTTCCTCCCCAAAATTGTCGTTCGGCAGGCTCCCGAATTCATAGTAGCTGCCATCGGCGTTGTAAACCGGCCGGAACGGCGGGTCCTGCAAGGCCAGCTGAATGGGGCCGCCAATCTCATTATTGCCCGCGATGGCATTCCCGGCCAGCGGCTGGTCCTCCTGGTGGCTCAGCGAGAGGTTGTTACCAATTTTCAGCGCCTTATTCAGCTGAATCTCGCCGTTGGTGCGCAGCGTGAAGCGCTGGGAGGTCGAGCCGATGATGGTGCCGTTCTGCTGAAAATAACCCGCACTCACGGCGTAGCGGGCCTTTTCGCTGCCCCCATTCGCACTCACGGAATAGCTCTGGATGCGGGCTGGCCGGAAAAGCTCGCTTATCCAGTTGGTGGTGGGTAGGGCCGCGATTTTATCCGGCGTGTTAAACAGCGGGTTCAGCTGCGTGGGGTCTCCGATGTTATTGACCGCAGTTTCTGCATTGTAGTTGTTGCGGGCCTCGTTATTGAGCACCGCGTACTGCTGCGAGTTGAGCAGCGAGGGCTCGCGCCATACCCGCTGCACGCCCACGTAGGCATCCACGTTGATGTTGGAAGTGCCCGCCTTGCCGTGCTTGGTCGTAATGAGTACTACCCCGTTGGCGGCCCGCACTCCGTAGATGGCGGTGGCCGAGGCATCCTTCAGCACGTCAATCGTCTCAATATCATTGGGGTTGATGTTATTGATTTCCGTGCCGGTTGAGTTGCCGTACTGGTCCGTCGCGGCGGGCAGCGGAAAGCCGTCCACCACGTACAGCGGCGAGTTGTTGCCGGCCGAGGTGATGCCCCGCACCCGGATGGACGTGCCGCCCTGCCCGCCCGGCGCGCCCGAGTTAGACACCACCGTTACGCCCGCGGCGCGGCCCTGCAAAGCTTGCGCCGGGTCGGCCACTGGCTGCGCGGCAATCTCGCGGCCCGACACCGAGGCCACGGCCCCGGTCACGCTCTGGCGCTCCTGGGTGCCGTAGCCCACCACCACAATCTCGCTCAGCGCCTGCGCGTTTTCTTGCAGCGTCACCGCCAGGTTGTCGTTGGGCCCGGTAATGGCTACCTCCTTGCCGGTGTAGCCTACGGTGCTGAATGCCAGCGTGCCGCCTTCCGGCACGCTGATGGTAAACTTACCATTGGCATCGGTCGAGGTGCCAATGTTGGTGCCCTTCACCAGCACCGTCACGCCGGGCAGGCCGTCGCCGTTGGCCTGCGTCACGCGGCCCGACACGGGCACGTTGGCCAGCTTCTGCTTGCTCAGCACGATGCGGTTTTTGCGCACCTCATACTGAATTTTGCGCGGAGCCAGCAGCTCGTCAAGCACCTGCGTCAGGGGCCGGTCGGCCACCTTGAGCGTCACCCGGCGGCTGGCCCCAATGAGGTTGGGGCTGTACACGAACCGCACGTGGAGCTGCTGCTCCAGTTGGGCAAGTACCGACTCAATGGTCTGGTAATCAGCCCGCATGCTTATTTTCTGGTCCAGCACAATCTGCGTCTTGACCGAAGCATGCGACGCGGCCACTCCACTGAGGGGGTAGGCCAGGCAGAGGTGAAGCGCGAGCACCCCGGTGGGGCGCCAGTAGCTTCTTTGAGGGGGTAGGCTATTTTTCATTCGCCGGAATTGTTTGGGGTGGGAAAAGAAAAGGAAGACCAGCGCGCGGGGCGGCCACGCGGCAGGCGTAATGCCCGGCTGCCGTTTGCAAGGCCGGGCGAAGCAAGCGAAAAAGAAGGGGGTAGGCTACTAAACGCCGGCTTTGCAGCCGCGGCTTTCAAATAATATCTCGGCATTGTCGGCCAGCTTATAGCTGGCATCCAGCGCCTCGCAGAGCGTATCCAGCTGCTCAAAGAGCGGCTCATCCTCAAAGCTTATCGTGATGGTGCAGTCGTGCAGCGCAGCCAGGTCGTAGCGGATGTGCACGCCGTAGGCGCGTTCCAGAGCCGTGAGCACTTCGGCCACCGGGCGGTTATGAAAGTCAAGCGGCTCGGCCGTAAGCACCGCTGGCTCCGGCACCAGGTTTTTGGCCAGCCCCTGGTTAGCGTCCGAATAGGTGGTCTGCTGATTAGGCAGTAGCAGCACGCCGGCCGTGGCCGGGTGAATGGGGGTAGCGGCCAAGTCGGCCCCCTGGCGGCGCTGCACGGCTACGCGGCCCTCGCTCACGGCCACCCGCGCCTCCTGCCCGGCGTAGGCCGTGACCAGGAAAGCCGTGCCGAGCACGGTCGTAATCAGCTTATCCGTATAGACCAGGAAGGGATGCGCCGGGTCCTTCGTCACCTGAAAATACGCCTGACCCTCCAGGTACACCTCGCGGCGGCGGCCCGCCAGGCCCGGCAGGTAGCGCAGGCTGCTGCGCGGAAACAGCCGGACCCGGCTGCCATCGGCCAGGCGCAGGGCCGTGGGCCGCGCGCCCGTATTCGTGTGCTGCTCCCAGCGCGGGGCAGCCTGCGCGGCGGTGCCGGCCGGCTGCTGGCGGGGCAGCCACCAGCTGAGCGCGCCCGCGCCCAGCGTGAGCAGGGCGGCGGCGGCCCAGCGCAGGGCCGGCCCCCGCCACGCCGCGGGCCACAGAGGCCGCACCACGGCGGCCGGGGCCATCGTGTCGGGTTTAGCCGTGCGGGCCGCAATGCGCTGCCACATGGCCGTGCGGGTCATCTCGTGCAGGTGGGGGGGTAGGGGCCGGTGCCCGGCGCGGCCCAGCTGCGCGCTCCACTGCTCCACCAGATGCTGCTCGCCGGGGCCGCTTTCCCCGTCGAGGTAGCGCTGAAGCATGGCATCGAATTCGGCTTGGGTCATCATGGAGCGGGGCGTCTAAAAGGAAAGACGCGCAACCACCAGCTACCCCTAAAAGCCAGACTTATTTTTTTGAAAATAAAGCAACTTTTTTTTCAAAAAAACGTGCGGCCCAACCCAAGACGCTACTGGGGCAGCAAAAATATGAGCGCCAGCACCACGAAATCACGTAAATGGCCGCGCAGTAGCCGCATGGCTTTGGTGAGGTGATATTCCACGGCCTTGGAAGACAAGTTGAGCCGCAGCGAGATTTCGCGCACCGAAAAATGCTCCAGCCGGCTCAGCTCAAACACCTCGCGCGATTGCTCGGGCAGGCGCAGCAGGGCCTTGGCGTAGGCTTCGGACAAGTCGGCGGCGGCCAGGGCGTGCTCGGTTTCCTGGGTGGCTTCGGCCTGCGTCCAGCGGCAGTAGTCGGCGTAGGCCGTGCGCACTTTGTGGTTACGCAAGTAGCTGATAATACGCCGGTTAATCGCAGTTAGCAGGTAAGGTTCCAGCTGCTCGATGGCCTGCTCGCGGCGCTTCTGCCACAGCGTAGCGAATAAGTCCTGCACCAGTTCTTCGGCCGTTTCCCTGGCTTTCAGCTTGCGGTAGGCCAGGGCAAACATGCGGTACCAGTGCCGCTCGTAAATTTCGGCGAAGGCGGCGCGGTCGTCGGCGAGCAGCGCGGTTAGCAGCGCCTCGTCGGACCAGGAATTGTACGCACGTAACGTTGGCGAACTCACGAGATTAGGAAAGGAGAATAGGAATGGAAACCTAGCGCGAAGTATGGTAAATGTACTAGGATATGTTGGTAAAGCAACAGGGGTCTGCGAGCAAGTGAATGATTGGGTGCAGCCACGATGAGGAAGCAGAGTCAATGAAAAAAATTATAGCATAAATGCTTTTCCTGCTTAAGTTTGGTGAGTAGAAACTTGTTGTTATACTTCCTATTGCCCCTCTTTATCAGGATAACGCCTGGCTGAGTGCGGCAGGGGCAATGTCGCCACGCTATAGCCGCTTACTAAGCTACGCCTTATTACATTGCCATGTTATTTGGGCCGCCAACTGCCCGCGACCTTTGGCTCTGGTGCCGCGTTCGCCGCCTGGGCCACTGGTTTTTCTCACGCGCTTATTTCTTATTCCCACCCACTTCCTAGTAATAGCTTCATGGACAAGAACACGTATGACGCCATCGTCATTGGCTCAGGTATTTCGGGTGGCTGGGCCGCCAAGGAATTGACCGAGAAAGGATTGAAAACGATTATGCTGGAGCGCGGGCGCAACATCGAGCATATCAAGGATTATGTCAACGCCAACAAGGCACCCTGGGAGCTGCCCCACCGCGGCGGCCGCACCCAGCAGATGATTGCCGACTACCCGGTGCTGGGGCGTGACTACACCCTCAACGAGAGCAACCTCTCGTATTGGGTAAATGAGAAGGAGAGCCCCTACGTGGAGGTGAAGCCGTTTGACTGGTTTCGGGGCTACCACGTGGGCGGCCGCTCGCTGATGTGGGGCCGGCAGAGCTACCGCTGGAGCGACTACGACTTTGGGGCCAACCTCAAAGATGGCGTGGCCGTGGACTGGCCCATTCGCTATAAGGACCTGGCGCCCTGGTATAGCCACGTGGAGAAGTTCGCGGGCATCAGCGGCAACCGCGATGGCCTGGCGCAGCTGCCCGACGGCGACTTTATGCCGCCCATGAACATGAACGTGGTGGAAAAGGACGTGGCCGCCCGCATCAAAAAGCAGTTTCCGAACCGGCACATGGTCATTGGCCGTACGGCCAACATCACGCAGCCGCTGCAAAGCCGCATCAGCTGCCAATACCGCAATAAATGCTGGCTGGGCTGCCCGTTTGGGGCGTATTTCAGCACGCAGTCCTCGACGCTGCCCGCGGCCGTGGCCACCGGCAACCTCACGCTGCGGCCGTTTTCCATCGTCACCAAAATCCTGTATGACAAGGATACCAAGCGGGCGAAGGGGGTAGAGGTGCTCGACGCCGAAACCAACCAGACGGTCGAGTACTACGCCAAGGTTATTTTCCTCAATGCCTCGACCCTGAACTCGGCCTGGGTGCTGATGAACTCGGCCACCGACGTGTGGCCCGAGGGCCTGGGCAGCAGCAGCGGCGAGCTGGGCCACAACCTGATGGACCACCATTTTCGGGTGGGCGCGCACGGCGACGCCGAGGGCTACGACGATAAATACGTGTATGGCCGCCGGGCCAACGGCATCTACGTGCCACGCTTCCGCAACCTGTTTGGTGATAAGCGCGACTATATTCGCGGGTTTGGCTACCAGGGCAGCGCCGGCCGCGAAGGCTGGAGCCGCGAGATTCCGGAGATGAACATCGGCGGCGAGTTCAAGGACGCGCTCACCGAGCCGGGCAAGTGGACGATGGGCCTCACCGGCTTTGGCGAAACGCTACCCTACCACGACAACCGCACGTTCCTGGACAAGACCAAGAAGGATAAGTGGGGCCTGCCGGTGCTGGCGATGGACGCCGTAATTCGCGACAACGAGCAGAAAATGCGCATCGACATGATGAACGATGCCCAGGAAATGCTGGAAAAGGCGGGTTTGAAGAACGTGAAGACCTATAATAACGGCTACGCGATGGGCGGCGGCATCCACGAGATGGGCACCGCCCGCATGGGTAGGGACCCCAAAACGTCGGTGCTCAACGCCCACAATCAGGTCTGGGACGCGCCCAACGTATATGTGACCGACGGCGCGGCCATGACCTCAGCCGCCTGCCAAAACCCCTCGCTGACCTACATGGCCCTCACGGCCCGCGCCGTGGACCACGCCGTGGGCGAGCTCAAGAAGCAAAACATCTAACCTGTTAACTCCCACCTGTATGAATCGCCGCGATGCCCTCGCCCGCGTGGCCGTCCTGATGGGCGGCTCCGTGATTGGCGCCGAATTTTTCCTCACCAGCTGCTCCTCGCCGGCCAGCACCAGTTCAAAGGCTGGGGAAACTGCCGCCAAATTTACCCTCAACCCGACCCAATTAAGTATGCTCGATGAGGTGGGCGACACCATCCTGCCGGCCACCAAAACGCCGGGCGCGAAAGCGGCCAAAATCGGCAGCTTTATGCTCGTGATGGTGCGCGACTGCTACAAGCCTGCCGACCAGCAAATCTTCCTCACCGGCCTCACCAAGCTCGACGAGGCCAGCCAGAAACAAATCGGCAAAGCTTTCATGGCCGCCGACCCCGCCCAGCGCACGGCCGTGCTCACCAAACTCGACGCCGAGCAAAAGGAATTCACCAAAAACCAGCGCAAAGACGACCCCGGCCACTACTTCCGTATGATGAAGGAGCTGACGCTGCTCGGCTATTTCACCTCCGAGGTGGGCGCCACGCAGGCCCTGCGCTACCTGCCCGTGCCCGGCCGCTACGACGGCGACGTGCCTTATAAGAAGGGTGACCGCGCCTGGGCCACCAGTTGAGCGATAAAACATAGTTCCTAAAGAACGTTATGCTCATCTGGCGTTCACTTGTCGAAGCATCTCGCTCGCAGCACTAAACCAATCGTTTAACGATGCGAGCGAGATGCTTCGGCAAGCTCAGCATGACGTTCTTTTATCCCTTTCCCTACCCCCCTCCTTCCCGCCCATGACGCCCGCCATCCGCTTCAAGCTGTCCCTGATGATGTTCCTGGAGTTTTTCATCTGGGGCGCGTGGTTCGTGACGCTGGGCACCTATCTGCTGAAAAACCTGCACACCAGCGGCACCCAGGTGGGCGTGGCATTCCTCACGCAGTCCATCGGGGCCATTGTGGCACCGTTCATCATTGGGCTGATTGCCGACCGGTTTTTTTCGGCCCAGAAGATTCTGGGCGTGCTGCATTTGGTGGGCGCGGTGCTGCTGTGGCGCGCCGCCGGGGCTGCCAGTTTCGACAGCTTCTACCCCAGCATCTTGCTTTATATGATAGTGTACATGCCCACGCTGGCGCTGGTCAACTCTATCTCGTTCAGGCAGATGAAGAACCCGGAGAAGGAGTTCGCGCCCATCCGGGTTTTGGGCACGCTGGGCTGGATTGTGGCTGGCCTCACCATTGGCTGGCTCAACTGGGAGCAGGGTGGGCAGCTGGGCCTCACGTTTCGGATGGCGGCGGGCGCGTCGCTGCTGCTCGGGCTGTTCAGCTTTCTGCTGCCGCCTACCCCCCCCGTCCGGCGCGAAGGCCCCATTACCATCGGCGAGGTGCTGGGCCTCGAAGCCATTGGCTTGCTGAAGAATCGCTCGTACCTGATTTTTTTCCTGGCTTCGATTGCCATCTGCGTGCCGCTATCGTTCTACTACGGCTTCACCAACGCGTTTCTCAACGAGGTGGGCATGAAGAGCGCGGCTGGCGTGCAGACGCTGGGCCAGGTGTCGGAAGTGCTGTTCATGCTGCTCATTCCGGTGTTTTTCGTGCGGCTGGGCGTCAAGAAAATGCTGGCCATCGGCATGTTGGCCTGGGTAATTCGCTACCTGTTCTTTGCCTACGGCAACGGCGACTCGGCTTACTGGATGCTGATTGTGGGCATCGTGCTGCACGGCGTCTGCTACGATTTCTTCTTCGTAACGGGCCAGATTTACACCGATAACCTGGCCGGCGAGCAGTCCAAAAGCGCCGCCCAGGGCTTCATTACGCTGGCTACGTATGGGGTAGGGATGCTCATCGGCTCGCTGCTGGCGGGTCGGGTAGTGGACGCGCATAAAATCGCCGGCGACCTGCACGACTGGCGCGCCATCTGGCTGATTCCGGCGGCCATCGCGGCGGCGGTGCTGCTCGTGTTTATGGTGCTGTTCCGCGACCGCAACGCGCCGGTTACCACTGCCGACCTCACCTACGCAGAAACTACGGCCCGCCTCGAAGTATAAGTTCCAGTAATGTATTAAATGTGGAGAATGTGAAAGTGTATTAGGATGTAATAAGTTGATAATCCGGGTTTTTGTCCTCTATATTTTCACCTTCCTTATATTCAACCCATTACCTGGTTTTTTAATCCTCTGAACTAGCGCATGAAACTACGACTGGCCATGATTGGGGGCGGGCCGGGTGCCTTTATCGGGGCCGTGCATCGCATCGCGGCAGCCCTCGATAGCCTGTATGAGCTCACGGCCGGCGCTTTTAGCAGCGACCCTACCAAGTCGCGGGCCGCCGGCGAGCTCTTGGGCCTGGCACCCGACCGCGTGTATGGCTCTTACCGGGAGCTCATTGCGCGGGAAACGGCGCGCCCCGCCGCTGAGCGTGTGCAGGTAATTGCCATCGTGACGCCCAACCACCTGCACTTCGAGCCCGCCCGCCTGGCTTTGGAAAATGGCTTCGACGTCATCCTGGACAAGCCCATGACGTTCTCGCTGGCCGAGGCCAAGCAGCTGCAAACCGTGGCCGAAGCCAGCGGCCGGCTGCTGTGCCTCACCCACACCTACACTGGCTACCCGATGGTGAAACAGGCTCGTGAAATGCTGGCCAACAATACGTTGGGTCCAATTCGCAAGGCTTACGTGGAGTATCCGCAGGGCTGGCTGAGCCGGCCCGAGGAGGGCACCGACAACAAGCAGGCCGCCTGGCGCACCGACCCGGCCCGCAGCGGCATAGCCGGCGCGATGGGCGACATTGGCACCCACGCTTTCAACCTGCTCGAATACGTGACCGGCCTGGAGGTCGTGAGGCTTTGCGCCGACATCAATACCGTGGTGCCCGGCCGCCGCCTCGATGATGATGGCGCGGTGCTGCTCAAGCTCAGCAATGGCGCTAGTGCGGTGCTGATAGCCACGCAAATAGCGGCGGGGGAGGAGAACAACGTCAAAATCCGGGTTTACGGCGACCAGGGCGGGCTGGAGTGGCAACAGGTCGATGCTAACACCTTGCAGGTGAAGTGGCTGGATAGGCCGGCCGAAATCTGGCGCGCGGGCACGGGCTACGTGGGCGCGGCGGCGCGGCACAACGCCCGCACGCCCGCCGGCCACCCCGAGGGCTACCTCGAAGCCTTCGCCAACCTCTACCGCAACTTCGCGCTGTGCGTGCTGGCGCGCAACGCTGGCACCCTACCCCCCCCCGAAGCCCGCGACTACCCCAGCATAAAAGAAGGCGTGCGCGGCATGGCCTTCATCGAAAGCGTTATCGCCTCGGGCCACTCCACGCAAAAGTGGACCGAGTTCACCGTCTGATTTTTGCCCCATGACTACCATCCAAGGCCCCGCCGTTTTTATCGCCCAGTTTATCGGCGACCACGCGCCGTTCAATAGCCTGGATGGCATTTGTGCCTGGGCCAAAGACCTGGGCTTCAAGGGTATTCAGCTGCCTACGCTTGATAAGCGCTTCATTGACTTGCAGCTGGCCGCCGAAAGCCAGACCTACGCCGACGAGCTAACGGGCAAAGTGCGGGCTGCCGGCCTGGAAATCACGGAGTTATCGACCCACTTGCAGGGCCAGCTGGTGGCCGTGAACCCGGCTTATGATAAGCTGTTCGACGGCTTTGCGCCCGAAGCGGTGCGCAACAACCCGCTGGCGCGCCAGCAATGGGCCACCCAGCAGCTCATTTACGCGGCCAAGGCCTCGCGCCGGCTGGGCCTGCGGGCGCACGCCACGTTTAGTGGCGCGCTACTCTGGCCAATGGTTTATCCCTGGCCCCAGCGCCCGGCAGGCCTGGTTGAGGAAGGCTTCGCGGAGCTGGGCCGCCGTTGGCTGCCCATTCTGGATGAGTTTGATAATGAAGGTATTGACCTGTGCTACGAGATTCATGCCGGTGAAGACCTGCATGATGGCATCAGCTACGAGATGTTCCTGACGGAGGTCAACGACCACCCGCGCGCCTGCCTGCTCTACGACCCCTCGCACTTCGTGCTACAATGCCTTGACTACCTCGATTATATCGACATCTACCACGAGCGCATCAGGATGTTTCACGTCAAGGATGCCGAGTTTAACCCCACTGGCCGGCAGGGTGTGTACGGCGGCTACCAAAGCTGGCTGAACCGCGCCGGCCGCTTCCGCTCGCTGGGCGATGGGCAGGTCGATTTCAAGGCTATTTTCAGTAAAATGGCGCAGTACGATTTCCCCGGCTGGGCCGTGCTGGAGTGGGAATGCGCCATCAAAAACTCGGAAGATGGTGCCCGCGAAGGCGCGCATTTTATCAAAGACCACATTATCCGCGTCACCGACAAAGCCTTCGACGACTTTGCCGCCGCCGCCACCGATGCCAATTTCAACCGCGCCCTGCTAGGGCTGTAATCTTCTCTTTCTCATGAAAAAAGCCGTCCTCTTCCTCAGCGCCTGCGCGCTGCTTACCGCCTGCGACTCGGGCTACAAACCCGATGGCGCCGACACGGCCCGCACCAACGACAAGCCGGGCACCGCCGCCGCCGCACTAAACAGCGATAGCCTGGCCGACAAGCGCCTGAGCGACGTGAACGCGCACATGCAGGTCGATACTAACGCCATGAAAATCGGCACCGCCCACACCGGCGGCCTAACGTCGGCGGGCGCTAAGCTGATTGCGGGCTCCGACTGCCTGGGCTGCCACAAGGAAGACGTGAAGCTGGTGGGCCCCGCCTACATTGCCGTAGCCGAAAAATATCCCGATACCGACGCCAACATTGCCATGCTCGCCAACCGGGTAATTACGGGGGGTAAGGGCCACTGGGGCGACATCCCGATGTCGGCCCACCCCGCGCTGTCGCTGAGCGACGCCAAGGAAATGACCCGGTATATCCTGAGCCTGAAATAAGCAGCGAGTAGCGCGAACTTTCCAGTTCGTGCGCGAGCGCCAGCGAGCAGGCGGCACCGCGCGGCGCGAAC from Hymenobacter psoromatis includes the following:
- a CDS encoding GMC family oxidoreductase, coding for MDKNTYDAIVIGSGISGGWAAKELTEKGLKTIMLERGRNIEHIKDYVNANKAPWELPHRGGRTQQMIADYPVLGRDYTLNESNLSYWVNEKESPYVEVKPFDWFRGYHVGGRSLMWGRQSYRWSDYDFGANLKDGVAVDWPIRYKDLAPWYSHVEKFAGISGNRDGLAQLPDGDFMPPMNMNVVEKDVAARIKKQFPNRHMVIGRTANITQPLQSRISCQYRNKCWLGCPFGAYFSTQSSTLPAAVATGNLTLRPFSIVTKILYDKDTKRAKGVEVLDAETNQTVEYYAKVIFLNASTLNSAWVLMNSATDVWPEGLGSSSGELGHNLMDHHFRVGAHGDAEGYDDKYVYGRRANGIYVPRFRNLFGDKRDYIRGFGYQGSAGREGWSREIPEMNIGGEFKDALTEPGKWTMGLTGFGETLPYHDNRTFLDKTKKDKWGLPVLAMDAVIRDNEQKMRIDMMNDAQEMLEKAGLKNVKTYNNGYAMGGGIHEMGTARMGRDPKTSVLNAHNQVWDAPNVYVTDGAAMTSAACQNPSLTYMALTARAVDHAVGELKKQNI
- a CDS encoding twin-arginine translocation pathway signal protein, which codes for MNRRDALARVAVLMGGSVIGAEFFLTSCSSPASTSSKAGETAAKFTLNPTQLSMLDEVGDTILPATKTPGAKAAKIGSFMLVMVRDCYKPADQQIFLTGLTKLDEASQKQIGKAFMAADPAQRTAVLTKLDAEQKEFTKNQRKDDPGHYFRMMKELTLLGYFTSEVGATQALRYLPVPGRYDGDVPYKKGDRAWATS
- a CDS encoding MFS transporter, translating into MTPAIRFKLSLMMFLEFFIWGAWFVTLGTYLLKNLHTSGTQVGVAFLTQSIGAIVAPFIIGLIADRFFSAQKILGVLHLVGAVLLWRAAGAASFDSFYPSILLYMIVYMPTLALVNSISFRQMKNPEKEFAPIRVLGTLGWIVAGLTIGWLNWEQGGQLGLTFRMAAGASLLLGLFSFLLPPTPPVRREGPITIGEVLGLEAIGLLKNRSYLIFFLASIAICVPLSFYYGFTNAFLNEVGMKSAAGVQTLGQVSEVLFMLLIPVFFVRLGVKKMLAIGMLAWVIRYLFFAYGNGDSAYWMLIVGIVLHGVCYDFFFVTGQIYTDNLAGEQSKSAAQGFITLATYGVGMLIGSLLAGRVVDAHKIAGDLHDWRAIWLIPAAIAAAVLLVFMVLFRDRNAPVTTADLTYAETTARLEV
- a CDS encoding oxidoreductase; this encodes MKLRLAMIGGGPGAFIGAVHRIAAALDSLYELTAGAFSSDPTKSRAAGELLGLAPDRVYGSYRELIARETARPAAERVQVIAIVTPNHLHFEPARLALENGFDVILDKPMTFSLAEAKQLQTVAEASGRLLCLTHTYTGYPMVKQAREMLANNTLGPIRKAYVEYPQGWLSRPEEGTDNKQAAWRTDPARSGIAGAMGDIGTHAFNLLEYVTGLEVVRLCADINTVVPGRRLDDDGAVLLKLSNGASAVLIATQIAAGEENNVKIRVYGDQGGLEWQQVDANTLQVKWLDRPAEIWRAGTGYVGAAARHNARTPAGHPEGYLEAFANLYRNFALCVLARNAGTLPPPEARDYPSIKEGVRGMAFIESVIASGHSTQKWTEFTV
- a CDS encoding AP endonuclease encodes the protein MTTIQGPAVFIAQFIGDHAPFNSLDGICAWAKDLGFKGIQLPTLDKRFIDLQLAAESQTYADELTGKVRAAGLEITELSTHLQGQLVAVNPAYDKLFDGFAPEAVRNNPLARQQWATQQLIYAAKASRRLGLRAHATFSGALLWPMVYPWPQRPAGLVEEGFAELGRRWLPILDEFDNEGIDLCYEIHAGEDLHDGISYEMFLTEVNDHPRACLLYDPSHFVLQCLDYLDYIDIYHERIRMFHVKDAEFNPTGRQGVYGGYQSWLNRAGRFRSLGDGQVDFKAIFSKMAQYDFPGWAVLEWECAIKNSEDGAREGAHFIKDHIIRVTDKAFDDFAAAATDANFNRALLGL